Proteins from a genomic interval of Oncorhynchus nerka isolate Pitt River linkage group LG13, Oner_Uvic_2.0, whole genome shotgun sequence:
- the LOC135574770 gene encoding uncharacterized protein LOC135574770, producing the protein MAEGHIDAQSAVKKHYLSAQRCQPPTLPVTQLPSQPASFPATYPATQLATQPPTQLPSHPASHPPSQSASQTPSYPPSLPPSYQATQPPTQLPSHPASHPATQPASLPPSYQATQPPTQLPTQPPTQLPSHPASHPATQPPTQLPSHPASQPPTQPVSQPNTQLPSQPASLPGTQTPTQIPSLPPTHPASQPATHPASQPAKHPATQPANQPASQVPRHLPSNPASYPDTKLPSHPSSYPASKLPTQLPSQPALE; encoded by the exons ATGGCTGAAGGACACATTGATGCACAGTCGGCTGTCAAGAAACAT TACCTATCGGCCCAACGCTGCCAGCCACCCACCCTGCCAGTCACCCAgctacccagccagccagccagcttccCTGCCACatacccagctacccagctagcTACCCAGCCTCCCACCCAGCTACCAAGCCACCCAGcctcccacccacccagccagtcagccagccaaacACCCAGCTACCCACCCAGCCTCCCACCCAGCTACCAAGCCACCCAGCCTCCCACCCAGctacccagccacccagcctcCCACCCAgctacccagccagccagcctcccaCCCAGCTACCAAGCCACCCAGCCTCCCACCCAGCTACCCACCCAGCCTCCCACCCAGCTACCAAGCCACCCAGCCTCTCACCCAGCTACCCAGCCTCCCACCCAGCTACCaagccacccagccagccagccacccacccagccagtcagccagccaaacACCCAGCtacccagccaaccagccagcctccCAGGTACCCAGACACCTACCCAGATACCCagcctcccacccacccacccagccagccagccagctacccacccagccagtcagccagccaaacACCCAGCTACCCAGCCAGCTAACCAGCCAGCCTCCCAGGTACCCAGACACCTACCCAGCAACCCAGCTAGCTACCCAGATACCAAGCTACCCAGCCACCCATCCAGCTACCCAGCTTCCAAGCTACCCACCCAGCtacccagccagccagctcttGAATAA